Proteins co-encoded in one Polyangiaceae bacterium genomic window:
- a CDS encoding HAMP domain-containing sensor histidine kinase, producing MDHATLERVLRECRDLAKDDSEFIAACAHRLSEHDAPPRLLRGAIGPQGAYLLGARQLSLITRVAHARGARLPSGDIQIVYRAECAESQLVCFSRQAQLRHLPELWELPQARVSHPACLARGDAVCEYHVRVYSRSRWIAPALGLMLGTTIGLSTRSLANWDAAHMALMALLGGAAGHSLELLRSARANRRVMRAVSEDSLSAAARETEARTELLALAERQASWVDGMDAQLREHREAMSRMTSNLQRLGENRVRTLRGFSHDLRNPLAVLKANLDVLQAPEDPTLLPDMYDAVAQMERLIAELLAVATSEHMEIRLKSERILVPELTERLRRRLSALTHGRNLSVSVTQAREAPDVVDADPVLLDRVLDNLLTNAAKYTAQGTVAVEVGGTPGFLTIKVADTGRGMDSQEIEQALASTPSTRRTADSWGVGLSVVVDLMRRAGGRLEMMSKPGKGTTLWVHLPVDPQSSDRVSRSQQDVVRIRSASGRPSAAV from the coding sequence GTGGACCACGCCACTCTCGAACGAGTGCTCCGCGAGTGTCGAGACCTTGCCAAGGACGATAGCGAGTTCATTGCTGCGTGCGCTCATCGTCTGAGCGAGCATGATGCGCCTCCTCGCTTGCTGCGGGGAGCAATCGGACCCCAGGGGGCCTATCTCTTGGGAGCGCGTCAGCTGTCGCTCATCACTCGTGTCGCCCACGCCCGCGGGGCTCGACTTCCAAGCGGAGACATCCAGATCGTCTATCGGGCCGAGTGCGCGGAGAGCCAGTTGGTGTGCTTCTCACGTCAGGCTCAGCTGAGGCATTTGCCCGAGCTGTGGGAATTGCCCCAGGCCCGTGTCAGTCACCCTGCTTGCCTTGCCCGAGGTGACGCGGTGTGCGAGTACCACGTCCGGGTCTACTCCCGGTCGCGGTGGATTGCTCCAGCACTTGGGCTGATGCTGGGTACGACCATCGGCTTGTCGACGCGCTCACTGGCGAACTGGGACGCAGCGCACATGGCCTTGATGGCGCTGCTTGGAGGTGCCGCCGGCCACTCGCTAGAACTGCTGCGCTCTGCGCGCGCCAACCGCAGGGTCATGCGGGCTGTCAGCGAGGATTCTCTCTCTGCCGCCGCGCGCGAGACGGAGGCGCGCACCGAACTTCTCGCTCTCGCTGAACGCCAAGCGAGCTGGGTGGACGGGATGGACGCGCAACTGCGCGAGCATCGCGAGGCGATGAGCCGAATGACGTCGAATCTGCAGCGACTGGGTGAGAACCGCGTCCGGACGCTGCGGGGGTTCTCTCACGACTTGCGGAACCCTCTAGCCGTTCTGAAGGCGAATCTGGATGTGCTCCAAGCGCCTGAAGACCCAACGCTGCTGCCCGACATGTACGATGCAGTGGCTCAAATGGAACGGCTCATCGCGGAGTTGCTCGCCGTTGCGACCTCTGAGCACATGGAGATTCGGCTCAAGAGCGAGCGCATCTTGGTACCCGAGCTGACTGAGCGACTGCGACGCCGGCTGTCCGCGTTGACGCATGGGCGAAATCTGAGCGTGAGCGTCACGCAGGCGCGGGAAGCGCCGGATGTGGTCGACGCCGACCCCGTGCTGTTGGATCGCGTGCTCGACAACTTGTTGACCAACGCTGCCAAGTACACAGCCCAAGGGACGGTCGCCGTGGAGGTCGGTGGAACACCCGGCTTCCTGACGATCAAGGTGGCTGACACGGGCAGAGGAATGGACTCGCAGGAGATCGAGCAAGCGCTGGCATCCACACCTTCGACTCGTCGAACTGCAGATAGCTGGGGCGTCGGGCTCTCCGTCGTGGTCGATCTGATGCGACGTGCGGGTGGTCGTCTGGAGATGATGAGCAAACCGGGCAAGGGCACGACGCTCTGGGTTCACCTCCCGGTCGATCCACAAAGCTCGGACCGAGTGTCACGTTCTCAGCAGGACGTGGTGCGGATCCGCTCAGCATCCGGCCGTCCATCCGCAGCCGTGTAG
- a CDS encoding HEXXH motif-containing putative peptide modification protein, whose product MKSRQIVPVGTPGTPSVASFDDAMTALPVGFLALPGPGDRATATLRRKLALTLLHDLLTASPRVAGSTGHALGRLQSFVTDTLRGPARGRLLAGLDCVDVMVPLLAAKSGQLALDAALRAAVPSWLASLAHDPAAPPDFVWDVPVERVFLRETSTWIELTTPAQGMSLTSGKAELRLASGAPLDLDAVELPAGVERAGLGVAIDDPSGPLLALADSNPLFALEEHPEKSGNRLELSGYSPDDWGRDLGEALQLVRECLPDLGQEIHDTLQRIVPVGYHAERHFSASYREAPGLIYMSLHPSTLTLAEAIVHETQHGKLNLARWFDPLLANGDSVWTESAVRPDLRPLTGVLLAVHAFVPVAALHERIASRSHPLAASDAFGARRREVLAANARGLETLKREGEPTELGRRVLGGLEELHAHLMTAYGEPLAQGSLERLG is encoded by the coding sequence ATGAAATCACGACAGATTGTCCCCGTAGGAACGCCTGGAACGCCAAGCGTGGCATCCTTCGACGACGCGATGACGGCTCTGCCGGTTGGTTTCCTCGCGCTGCCGGGTCCGGGTGACCGCGCGACAGCCACCCTGAGGCGCAAGCTGGCGCTCACGCTGCTCCATGATCTGCTGACCGCTTCGCCGCGAGTCGCCGGATCGACGGGACATGCGCTGGGGCGTTTGCAGTCTTTCGTGACGGATACCCTGCGCGGACCGGCGCGCGGCCGACTGCTCGCGGGGTTGGACTGCGTCGACGTGATGGTTCCGCTGCTAGCAGCCAAGAGTGGACAACTCGCCCTCGATGCCGCACTGCGTGCAGCGGTGCCGTCCTGGCTCGCCTCGCTGGCCCATGACCCCGCGGCCCCGCCGGACTTCGTCTGGGACGTTCCCGTCGAGCGCGTGTTCCTGAGAGAGACGAGCACCTGGATCGAACTCACTACCCCCGCGCAAGGCATGAGCCTGACCTCGGGCAAAGCGGAGCTTCGCCTCGCTTCCGGCGCGCCTCTCGACCTGGACGCAGTCGAGCTACCCGCGGGCGTGGAGCGGGCGGGACTCGGCGTTGCGATCGACGATCCGTCGGGGCCACTGCTCGCGCTGGCGGACAGCAACCCGCTCTTCGCCTTGGAGGAGCATCCCGAGAAATCCGGCAATCGACTGGAGCTATCCGGATACTCCCCCGACGACTGGGGACGAGACCTTGGAGAAGCGCTGCAGCTGGTGCGGGAGTGCCTGCCCGACTTGGGGCAGGAGATCCACGACACGCTGCAACGCATCGTCCCCGTCGGCTATCACGCCGAACGACACTTCTCCGCGTCCTATCGTGAAGCGCCGGGGCTGATCTACATGAGCCTGCACCCGTCGACACTCACCCTGGCCGAGGCCATCGTGCACGAGACGCAGCACGGCAAGCTCAACTTGGCGCGTTGGTTCGACCCGCTGCTGGCGAATGGAGACTCGGTCTGGACCGAGTCTGCCGTGAGGCCCGATCTGCGGCCGCTGACCGGCGTGCTGCTTGCCGTCCACGCCTTCGTGCCGGTGGCAGCCTTGCATGAGCGCATCGCGTCGCGCTCGCATCCCCTCGCAGCCAGCGACGCCTTTGGCGCGCGCCGCCGCGAAGTGCTCGCCGCCAACGCTCGCGGCCTCGAGACGTTGAAGCGTGAAGGTGAGCCCACGGAGCTAGGCCGCCGAGTGCTTGGCGGCCTGGAAGAACTGCACGCACACCTGATGACCGCATACGGTGAGCCCCTGGCTCAGGGAAGCCTGGAACGGCTGGGCTGA
- a CDS encoding acetate/propionate family kinase: MQVLVLNSGSSSLKAQLVDTESGACKLQTHVDRIGEGAATHESAVADVLGALGDHTVDAVGHRIVHGGSDFSGAVQVTEAVEAAIERNAVLAPLHNPANLLALRAARAKLPGVPHVAVFDTAFHARMPRRSRTYAIDSATAERHGIYRYGFHGTSHGYVAHLAAKHLGVPLRELRILTLHLGNGASACAVEYGHSTDTSMGMTPLEGLVMGTRSGDVDPGALLALLRAGLDAGALDELLNRKSGLLGLSGVSKDLRDLEQRAAEGHDGSRLAIGVFAHRVRRYIGALAASMGGMDALVLTGGIGESGVAMRQRMLQRLEFLGLRLDDDKNSQAKVSQESPVFEIGADNSRVRVLVVKTNEELSIARQTAEVLARNVEPSAAGPIPIAISARHVHLDDATFQALFGPGTAPTVHREISQPGQFACNEKLTLVGPRGRIEGVRVLGPLRSKNQVEVSRTDEFKLGVDAPIRDSGKVDGSAPITLEGPAGTVHLSEGLICAKRHIHMTPKDAQAYGVADGEEVEVAIGGGPRDLVFGDVLVRVSPKYKLEMHIDTDEANAAELSAGAAGALVYEDVPSARATLRSKRVLGTE; the protein is encoded by the coding sequence ATGCAGGTGCTGGTACTCAATTCGGGTTCTTCGTCCCTCAAAGCGCAACTAGTCGACACCGAAAGCGGCGCCTGCAAGCTGCAGACGCACGTGGACCGCATCGGCGAAGGGGCTGCGACCCACGAGAGTGCCGTTGCGGACGTGCTCGGCGCGCTCGGGGACCACACCGTGGACGCCGTCGGTCACCGCATCGTGCACGGTGGCAGCGACTTCTCGGGCGCGGTCCAGGTGACCGAAGCCGTCGAGGCCGCCATCGAACGCAACGCCGTTCTCGCCCCCCTGCACAACCCCGCCAACTTGCTCGCCCTGAGGGCCGCGCGCGCGAAACTGCCTGGCGTGCCTCACGTGGCCGTCTTCGACACCGCCTTCCACGCTCGGATGCCGCGGCGATCCCGCACCTACGCCATCGATAGCGCCACCGCCGAGCGCCACGGCATCTACCGCTACGGCTTTCACGGGACGAGTCACGGCTACGTGGCGCACCTCGCGGCAAAGCATCTCGGCGTGCCGCTGCGTGAACTCCGCATCCTGACCCTTCACCTGGGCAACGGCGCCAGTGCCTGCGCCGTGGAGTACGGACACTCGACGGACACGAGTATGGGCATGACGCCCCTGGAAGGTCTGGTGATGGGAACGCGCTCGGGCGATGTCGATCCCGGCGCACTGCTCGCCCTGTTGCGCGCTGGGCTCGATGCCGGCGCCTTGGACGAACTTCTCAATCGCAAGAGCGGCCTGCTGGGGCTTTCCGGGGTGAGCAAGGATCTTCGCGACCTGGAGCAACGAGCCGCGGAGGGACACGATGGGTCGCGCCTCGCCATCGGCGTGTTCGCGCATCGAGTGCGGCGTTACATCGGCGCGCTGGCAGCAAGCATGGGCGGCATGGACGCCCTGGTGCTGACCGGTGGCATTGGCGAAAGCGGCGTCGCCATGCGCCAGCGCATGCTGCAGCGCCTCGAGTTCCTTGGCCTACGTCTGGACGACGACAAGAACAGCCAGGCCAAGGTATCTCAGGAGTCTCCGGTGTTCGAGATCGGCGCGGACAACTCTCGCGTTCGGGTCTTGGTGGTCAAGACCAACGAAGAGCTGAGCATCGCGCGCCAAACCGCGGAAGTTCTCGCGCGCAACGTCGAGCCGAGCGCTGCCGGTCCCATACCCATCGCCATCAGCGCGCGGCACGTCCACCTGGACGACGCCACCTTCCAAGCGCTTTTCGGCCCTGGTACCGCGCCCACGGTGCATCGTGAGATCAGCCAGCCAGGGCAGTTCGCTTGCAACGAGAAGCTGACCCTGGTTGGGCCCCGCGGGCGCATCGAGGGCGTGCGCGTCCTTGGCCCGTTGCGCAGCAAGAACCAAGTGGAGGTGTCGCGCACGGACGAGTTCAAGCTGGGCGTGGACGCGCCGATTCGCGACTCGGGCAAGGTCGACGGTTCAGCGCCCATCACGCTGGAAGGACCAGCCGGGACCGTGCACCTCAGCGAAGGGCTGATTTGCGCCAAGCGACACATTCACATGACCCCCAAGGACGCCCAAGCCTATGGCGTCGCGGACGGCGAAGAAGTGGAAGTCGCCATCGGCGGCGGCCCGCGGGATCTGGTGTTCGGCGACGTGCTCGTGCGGGTCAGCCCCAAGTACAAGCTCGAGATGCACATCGACACCGACGAGGCCAACGCGGCCGAGCTGTCTGCGGGCGCTGCGGGAGCCTTGGTCTACGAGGACGTGCCGAGCGCACGGGCCACCTTGCGCAGCAAGCGGGTGCTCGGCACGGAGTGA
- a CDS encoding SUMF1/EgtB/PvdO family nonheme iron enzyme, producing the protein MRLRWMLLLVAVVACNDKGPGSAPAEEAAPAASAGALTESTAATRTAASEGGAGGTLNAPANTGEREASVPRGPRACPDDMALVAGKVCVDRWEASLVNEDGTDHSPYRSVGAKKVRAQSRAGVVPQAYISAGEAELACKRSDKYLCTTEEWLLACEGKGRGKRTYPYGAKHQAGACNTARREHPVSRLFGKHETDSVSLNNPKLNQLDETVSKTGEFESCASPDGIYDLVGNLLEWTASRYVRPLAMGGHYLDETENGKGCAYVTSAHGPEYHDFTTGFRCCKKPDRAALVAAAALATTDSSAAASVAMADPSAKGALAGSATQEDRDPPGMRGFLRASGTLPDVSPPAYEPANAACPVDMVEIKGTRCAEPKQQCKRWLPRLSVGQKIACAEFAEPSSCEGQNVPMRYCIDRYEFQPEGYAYPITHVNWTEAQNLCGKMDKRLCYENEWEFACEGEAASPYPYGYVRDGKRCNHDFPEEQLVSAPDVFIDHRVARDALSECKSPFGVFNLVGNVDEWTTRQGSDKRSILRGGWWLIGRNRCRAATDNHGEVYAGMQTGFRCCKGAR; encoded by the coding sequence ATGCGACTTCGCTGGATGCTGCTGCTCGTGGCCGTCGTTGCCTGCAACGACAAGGGGCCGGGATCTGCGCCGGCCGAAGAAGCTGCTCCCGCGGCGTCCGCAGGCGCGCTGACCGAGTCGACCGCTGCGACACGAACCGCTGCGTCAGAAGGTGGAGCAGGGGGAACCCTGAACGCGCCCGCGAACACGGGCGAGCGTGAGGCGTCCGTGCCGCGTGGCCCCCGCGCTTGTCCCGATGATATGGCGCTGGTGGCAGGCAAGGTCTGCGTCGATCGCTGGGAAGCGAGCCTGGTGAACGAAGACGGCACGGACCACTCACCCTATCGCTCCGTCGGTGCCAAGAAGGTCCGCGCCCAGAGTCGTGCTGGCGTCGTGCCTCAGGCCTACATCTCCGCGGGGGAGGCGGAACTCGCTTGCAAGCGATCCGACAAATACCTGTGCACGACCGAAGAGTGGCTGCTCGCGTGCGAAGGGAAGGGGCGCGGCAAACGCACCTACCCTTACGGTGCAAAGCACCAGGCCGGCGCGTGCAATACCGCGCGGCGTGAGCACCCCGTGAGTCGACTGTTCGGCAAGCACGAAACCGACAGCGTCTCGCTCAACAATCCAAAACTCAATCAGCTGGACGAGACCGTATCCAAGACTGGCGAGTTCGAGAGCTGTGCGTCTCCCGATGGGATCTACGACTTGGTTGGCAACCTGTTGGAGTGGACGGCGAGCCGCTACGTGCGGCCGCTGGCCATGGGCGGGCACTACCTGGACGAGACCGAGAACGGCAAGGGCTGCGCCTACGTCACCTCTGCCCACGGCCCGGAGTATCACGACTTCACCACTGGGTTTCGCTGCTGCAAGAAGCCTGACCGCGCGGCACTGGTAGCAGCAGCGGCTTTGGCGACGACGGACTCCTCTGCAGCGGCGTCCGTGGCGATGGCCGACCCTTCTGCCAAGGGTGCACTCGCCGGGTCAGCGACCCAAGAAGACCGCGACCCACCGGGGATGCGCGGCTTCCTGCGCGCTTCAGGGACGCTGCCCGATGTCTCGCCGCCCGCCTACGAGCCGGCCAATGCTGCATGCCCGGTGGACATGGTGGAGATCAAGGGCACGCGCTGCGCAGAGCCCAAACAGCAATGCAAGCGTTGGCTGCCTCGGCTCAGTGTCGGTCAGAAGATCGCCTGCGCGGAATTCGCGGAGCCCAGCAGCTGCGAGGGCCAGAACGTACCGATGCGCTACTGCATCGACCGCTACGAGTTCCAACCCGAGGGCTACGCCTATCCGATCACTCACGTGAACTGGACCGAAGCCCAGAATCTCTGTGGCAAGATGGACAAGCGCCTCTGCTACGAGAACGAGTGGGAGTTCGCCTGCGAAGGCGAGGCCGCTTCGCCGTATCCCTACGGCTATGTGAGGGACGGAAAGCGCTGCAACCACGACTTTCCCGAGGAACAATTGGTCAGTGCGCCAGACGTGTTCATCGACCACCGAGTGGCCCGCGACGCGCTGTCGGAGTGCAAGAGCCCCTTCGGGGTGTTCAACCTGGTGGGCAACGTCGACGAGTGGACGACGCGCCAAGGATCCGACAAGCGCTCCATTCTGCGCGGCGGTTGGTGGCTGATCGGTCGCAACCGCTGCCGCGCTGCCACGGACAACCACGGCGAAGTCTACGCCGGCATGCAAACCGGTTTCCGCTGCTGCAAGGGCGCGCGGTAG
- a CDS encoding CBS domain-containing protein: MSALDMPLSAIMTKDVASIPPTTPVEDAVRKMLEHGVLGLPVEDAAGAVVGVFSMTDALWAAQESAAGEAENSFYDAGALLHLIHSERPVDRAKLPVSSLMNQHVVALEPDATVQEAAALMSARRIHRILVLDDAKHLLGVVTTLDVCRHVSS, translated from the coding sequence ATGAGCGCGCTGGACATGCCCCTGTCGGCGATCATGACCAAGGATGTCGCGAGCATTCCGCCGACCACGCCGGTGGAAGATGCCGTGAGAAAGATGCTGGAACACGGGGTCCTGGGACTGCCCGTGGAGGACGCCGCCGGTGCTGTGGTGGGCGTCTTTTCCATGACGGATGCGCTTTGGGCGGCGCAAGAGTCCGCCGCCGGCGAAGCCGAGAATAGCTTCTACGACGCCGGCGCGCTCTTGCACCTGATCCACAGCGAGCGCCCGGTGGACCGCGCCAAGTTGCCCGTGAGCAGCCTGATGAACCAGCACGTGGTTGCGCTGGAACCCGATGCGACGGTGCAGGAAGCCGCGGCCTTGATGTCAGCGCGCCGCATCCATCGCATCCTCGTGCTCGATGACGCCAAGCACTTGCTCGGTGTCGTGACTACCCTCGACGTCTGTCGCCACGTGTCGAGTTGA
- a CDS encoding SUMF1/EgtB/PvdO family nonheme iron enzyme: MRREVLLGAAILSLGALLPSLGTRFASAHPSNTSAFHASKRSPGRRAQGVRPCPADMVRVGSALCVDRYEAHIVDRRSGHATSPYYSANPLLAVRDHAEWVKRSQRTGPYRMHDFALPPLPEFQRETEFVPVARSEPDVLPSAYVDYYVARKACANADKRLCTHDEWLSACRGSERRRYPYGLQYEPGRCNVTRGLHPASVLHTPGDFGGTDPRMNLVSDARLALLLRTGTLDECVSPWDDDGIYDMVGNLDEWVEDPRGTFLGGFYARDMPWGCDARIDIHSADYYDYSTGFRCCRDALKLASGRDR; the protein is encoded by the coding sequence ATGCGCCGTGAAGTCTTGTTGGGGGCCGCAATCCTTTCGCTAGGAGCGCTGCTGCCTTCCCTCGGCACGCGCTTCGCGAGCGCGCACCCTTCGAACACTTCCGCGTTCCATGCGAGCAAACGCAGCCCCGGCCGACGAGCGCAAGGCGTTCGACCTTGCCCTGCGGACATGGTGCGGGTGGGCAGCGCGCTCTGCGTGGATCGCTACGAGGCGCACATCGTGGACCGCCGCAGCGGCCACGCGACTTCGCCCTACTACTCCGCCAATCCGCTCTTGGCCGTGCGCGACCACGCCGAGTGGGTGAAGCGCAGTCAGCGCACCGGACCGTACCGCATGCACGATTTTGCGCTGCCGCCGCTGCCTGAGTTCCAGCGCGAGACGGAGTTCGTGCCGGTGGCTCGCTCGGAACCGGACGTGTTGCCTTCGGCCTACGTCGACTACTACGTCGCACGCAAAGCCTGCGCGAACGCCGACAAACGCCTGTGCACGCATGACGAATGGCTGTCCGCGTGCCGGGGAAGCGAGCGCCGACGATACCCCTACGGCCTGCAATACGAGCCAGGCCGCTGCAACGTCACGCGAGGGCTGCACCCCGCCAGCGTGCTGCATACTCCAGGTGACTTCGGCGGAACCGACCCGCGCATGAACCTAGTCAGCGATGCTCGGCTTGCGCTGCTGCTCCGTACCGGCACGCTCGACGAATGCGTGAGCCCCTGGGACGATGACGGCATCTACGACATGGTCGGGAACTTGGACGAGTGGGTGGAAGATCCGCGGGGCACGTTCTTGGGCGGCTTCTACGCGCGTGACATGCCTTGGGGCTGCGATGCGCGCATCGACATCCACTCCGCTGACTACTACGACTACAGCACTGGCTTTCGCTGCTGCCGTGATGCGCTCAAGCTGGCAAGTGGAAGGGACCGCTGA
- a CDS encoding DUF839 domain-containing protein, giving the protein MKSILPRRRFLAHGLSGLAAMMAKPVLFGCSEEAVEPKQGTPTLPRLVSNLRALGSLNPADAQGVRLADGFSVRVLAESGKAPLPDKDYVWHQFPDGGATFPMTDGGWVYVSNSEFPFTGGVGALRFDAGGELVDAYPILQNTNVNCAGGKTPWGSWLSCEEVALGKVYECDPTGAREAAAHTALGVFKHEAATVDPRSNVLYLTEDEPDGRLYRFTPTKPNPGGRPDLNAGVLEVMQRQQDDSVIWHPVPEPQYSGKLPTRRQVEVSTAFDGGEGLFYFDGVVYFSTKGDNRVWALRLDEEKLEVLYDAATASNPILTGVDNLTGTCCGDVLVAEDGGDMQIVAIMSDGTLKPLVQLEGQDKSEITGPAFDPSGTRLYFSSQRGTNSAGLTYEISGPFHLPA; this is encoded by the coding sequence ATGAAGTCCATCCTGCCGCGGCGTCGATTCCTTGCTCATGGTTTGAGCGGGCTGGCAGCCATGATGGCGAAGCCAGTGCTGTTTGGCTGCAGCGAGGAGGCCGTCGAACCGAAGCAAGGCACCCCGACGCTACCTCGCTTGGTATCCAACCTTCGCGCGCTAGGGTCGCTCAACCCTGCGGATGCTCAAGGCGTCAGGCTCGCAGATGGATTCTCAGTGCGCGTGCTCGCTGAGAGCGGCAAGGCACCGCTCCCTGACAAGGACTATGTCTGGCACCAGTTTCCCGACGGTGGTGCGACCTTCCCGATGACGGACGGGGGCTGGGTGTACGTCTCCAACTCCGAGTTCCCGTTCACGGGTGGCGTGGGCGCGCTGCGTTTCGACGCCGGCGGCGAGCTGGTAGACGCGTATCCGATCCTGCAGAACACCAACGTCAACTGCGCTGGCGGCAAGACCCCGTGGGGCAGCTGGCTTTCCTGCGAGGAAGTAGCCTTGGGCAAGGTGTACGAGTGCGATCCCACGGGCGCGCGGGAGGCCGCGGCCCACACCGCACTCGGCGTGTTCAAGCACGAGGCGGCAACCGTGGATCCCAGGAGCAACGTGCTGTACCTGACCGAGGACGAACCGGACGGACGACTCTATCGCTTCACGCCAACAAAACCCAACCCCGGCGGCCGCCCGGATCTGAATGCTGGTGTACTCGAAGTGATGCAGCGCCAGCAGGACGACAGCGTGATCTGGCATCCGGTGCCCGAGCCCCAGTACAGCGGCAAGCTCCCCACACGTCGGCAAGTCGAGGTGAGCACGGCCTTCGACGGTGGCGAGGGCCTGTTCTACTTCGATGGCGTTGTCTACTTCTCGACCAAAGGTGACAATCGCGTTTGGGCATTGCGCCTGGACGAAGAGAAGCTGGAGGTCCTGTATGACGCTGCTACCGCGTCCAACCCGATTCTGACCGGAGTCGACAACTTGACCGGTACCTGTTGTGGCGACGTGCTCGTCGCGGAGGACGGGGGCGACATGCAGATCGTCGCCATCATGTCCGATGGCACGCTCAAGCCGTTGGTGCAGCTTGAAGGACAGGACAAGTCCGAGATCACCGGTCCAGCGTTCGATCCGTCCGGCACTCGCCTCTACTTCAGCTCGCAACGCGGGACGAACAGCGCTGGCCTTACCTACGAGATCAGCGGTCCCTTCCACTTGCCAGCTTGA
- a CDS encoding SDR family oxidoreductase encodes MSEIRYDNRVAIVTGAGGGLGRTHALLLASRGAKVVVNDLGGSMDGSGGGSASAADKVVDEIKAAGGEAVASYDSVDNLEGASKIVAKAKDTFGKLDIIINNAGILRDVSFVKMTEEDWTKVLQVHLFGTMFVSKAAWPLLRENAFGRVVNTTSVAGLFGNFGQVNYAAAKMGIVGLTKALAQEGAKYNIRCNCIAPIAKSRMTETMTPPDILKNLLPEYVSPMVAYLASEQCQETGQVYSAGAGYFSRIAVLEGAGVTLPQEKINIENIAEQWGAINDLSKGRAYANAMEAAAGPFKLATS; translated from the coding sequence ATGTCCGAGATTCGCTATGACAATCGAGTTGCCATCGTCACTGGAGCCGGAGGCGGCCTTGGCCGCACGCACGCCCTACTGCTCGCAAGCAGGGGTGCGAAAGTCGTGGTCAACGACCTCGGCGGCAGCATGGACGGCAGTGGCGGCGGGTCGGCCTCCGCGGCGGACAAGGTGGTGGATGAAATCAAGGCTGCGGGCGGAGAGGCGGTCGCCAGCTACGACAGCGTCGACAACCTGGAAGGCGCGTCCAAGATCGTTGCCAAGGCCAAAGACACCTTCGGCAAGCTGGACATCATCATCAACAACGCCGGCATTCTGCGGGATGTCTCCTTCGTGAAGATGACCGAGGAAGACTGGACCAAGGTGCTGCAGGTTCATCTCTTCGGAACGATGTTCGTGTCCAAGGCGGCCTGGCCTCTGCTACGTGAGAACGCTTTCGGCCGCGTGGTGAACACGACGAGCGTGGCGGGCTTGTTCGGCAATTTCGGCCAGGTCAACTACGCCGCCGCGAAGATGGGCATAGTGGGACTGACGAAGGCGCTGGCCCAAGAGGGCGCCAAGTACAACATCCGCTGCAACTGCATCGCGCCCATCGCCAAGAGCCGCATGACGGAGACCATGACTCCGCCCGACATCCTCAAGAACCTGCTGCCCGAGTACGTGAGTCCGATGGTCGCGTACCTGGCCAGCGAACAGTGCCAGGAAACGGGTCAGGTCTACTCGGCGGGCGCGGGATACTTCTCCCGCATCGCGGTGTTGGAGGGCGCGGGCGTCACGCTGCCACAGGAGAAGATCAACATCGAGAACATTGCCGAGCAGTGGGGCGCCATCAACGATCTGAGCAAAGGGCGCGCCTACGCCAACGCCATGGAGGCAGCGGCGGGCCCCTTCAAGCTGGCAACCAGCTGA